A window of the Helianthus annuus cultivar XRQ/B chromosome 4, HanXRQr2.0-SUNRISE, whole genome shotgun sequence genome harbors these coding sequences:
- the LOC110886328 gene encoding protein MICRORCHIDIA 7, which translates to MNKEPEIKQEDEPFTTTTTSNKTKTKHNGLDIPVIFLDGSEEEDDDSTDEDDDNGGGSVKRSRVLSGGDDDVDKNNNKKKKGGGGDGVRLPSGFLEPLPGKKKVTFDRSCKQFWKSGDFEGRSSRDWSVSSSSGGLDHLRVHPRFLHSNATSHKWVLGAFAELLDNSLDENCNGATYVKIDMLKNKKDNSRMLLIEDNGGGMDPDKMRHCMSLGYSLKSKVKDMIGQYGNGFKTSTMRLGADVIVFSRCSGEDGKTSTQSIGLLSYTFLRSTGKEDTVVPMVDYEKSGKEWNRMKRSSAGDWDTNVETIVQWSPFSSEADLLKQFGHMKDQGTLIIIYNLWEDDQGNLELDFDADKHDIQIRGVNRDEKNIEMAEQHPNSRHYLTYRHSLRSYASILYLRVPHNFRMILRGKDVEHHNIVNDMMMTNVIKYRPQPGVEGLPKDSNIVAVVTVGFVKDAAAHIDVQGFNVYHKNRLIKPFWRLWNAAGSDGRGVIGVLEANFVEPAHDKQGFERTTVLQRLETRLVQMQKSYWSTYCHKIGYAPRRHGKSSEGREPSPDYEPGPSVRKSQRTRPAPPLNNKASTQKPHKEAVTTKPNRHPTAATNGNINIGEKGDKSNKVSGVGASSTESTSPLTENENTRDELQTMVNKQLANGRKTRLLSNSEVRNLGISPTVKAVPAVDPPHTASPGANGNETVPTNSSNPSLERLTEENRDLKKRLTRSEEEILGDLMQDLKSEKNRCKELEAQLEEEKQKYDVLKKEQDSMIAIFSEEKEHSAAEVETLKKKLKEAESTNKDLMEKVAQLQLEKMKRMRHK; encoded by the exons atGAACAAGGAACCAGAAATCAAGCAAGAAGACGAAccattcaccaccaccaccaccagcaacaaaaccaaaacaaaacacAACGGTTTAGATATTCCAGTAATCTTTCTCGATGGttcagaagaagaagatgatgatagtacggatgaagatgatgataatgGAGGTGGTAGTGTGAAGAGATCTAGGGTTTTGAGTGGTGGTGATGACGACGtggataaaaataataataagaagaagaaaggtggtggtggtgacggtgtgAGACTTCCGTCAGGGTTTCTGGAGCCTTTGCCGGGTAAGAAGAAGGTGACGTTTGATCGGAGTTGTAAGCAGTTTTGGAAGTCCGGTGATTTTGAAGGGCGTTCTTCTAGAGATTGGAGTGTATCTTCTTCTTCAG GTGGTCTGGATCATTTGAGGGTTCATCCGAGGTTTCTGCACTCCAATGCAACTAGTCATAAATGGGTTCTCGGCG CTTTTGCGGAGCTTTTGGACAATTCACTAGATGAG AATTGTAATGGCGCTACATATGTCAAAATTGATATGCTAAAGAACAAGAAAGATAACAGCCGAATGCTGCTGATTGAAG ATAATGGTGGTGGGATGGACCCAGATAAAATGCGACATTGCATGTCGCTCGGATATTCTTTGAAAAGCAAGGTCAAGGATATGATCGGACAAT ATGGAAACGGTTTCAAGACGAGCACCATGAGGCTTGGAGCTGATGTTATTGTCTTCTCTCGATGCTCCGGAGAAGATGGGAAAAC GTCTACACAGAGCATTGGTCTATTGTCCTACACGTTTCTGCGGAGCACAGGGAAGGAAGATACAGTAGTTCCCATG gtTGATTATGAAAAAAGCGGGAAAGAATGGAATCGAATGAAACGATCATCAGCCGGTGACTGGGATACAAATGTCGAGACGATCGTACAATGGTCTCCCTTTTCAAGCGAAGCAGACCTCTTGAAACAA TTTGGTCATATGAAGGATCAGGGTACGCTCATAATCATTTACAATTTATGGGAGGATGATCAAGGAAATTTAGAGCTCGATTTTGATGCCgataaacat GATATTCAGATACGAGGTGTTAATCGAGATGAGAAAAATATAGAAATGGCAGAACAACATCCCAACTCTAGACACTACTTGACATATCGTCACTCACTCAGG AGTTACGCATCGATTCTCTATCTACGAGTTCCTCATAATTTCCGGATGATTCTTCGTGGGAAGGATGTGGAGCATCATAATATAGTAAATGATATGATGATGACAAATGTGATCAAATATCGCCCCCAACCCGGTGTCGAAGGGCTCCCCAAGGATTCAAAT ATTGTTGCGGTAGTTACTGTGGGATTTGTAAAGGATGCGGCAGCTCATATAGATGTACAGGGGTTCAATGTTTATCATAAAAATAGACTCATCAAG CCATTTTGGAGACTCTGGAATGCTGCAGGAAGTGACGGTCGTGGGGTCatag GTGTATTGGAAGCTAATTTTGTCGAACCAGCTCATGACAAACAAGGGTTTGAGCGTACCACTGTTCTTCAAAGACTTGAAACACGTCTTGTTCAAATGCAGAAGTCATactg GTCTACATACTGTCACAAAATCGGCTACGCTCCGAGACGCCATGGGAAAAGTTCCGAGGGCAGAG AACCTTCTCCTGATTACGAGCCCGGACCTTCAGTACGGAAAAGTCAAAGGACGAGACCCGCTCCACCGTTGAACAACAAAGCCTCTACACAAAAACCGCACAAAGAGGCGGTAACAACCAAACCGAACCGGCATCCTACTGCAGCCACTAACGGTAATATCAATATCGGAGAAAAGGGGGATAAATCAAACAAAGTTTCCGGTGTAGGTGCAAGCTCTACAGAGTCAACGTCACCTTTGACTGAAAATGAAAATACCCGTGACGAGTTACAAACTATGGTGAATAAACAACTTGCAAATGGTCGGAAAACTCGTCTACTTTCAAATTCAGAGGTCAGAAATCTTGGGATTTCCCCAACTGTAAAAGCCGTGCCAGCTGTCGACCCACCTCACACGGCG TCTCCTGGTGCTAATGGGAACGAAACCGTTCCTACAAATTCTAGCAATCCCAGTTTAGAGCGACTAACGGAAGAGAATCGTGACTTGAAGAAAAG attgacaaggagcgaagaagaGATATTAGGTGATCTGATGCAGGATCTAAAATCTGAAAAAAACCGCTGCAAAGAACTTGAAGCTCAG CTAGAGGAGGAGAAACAGAAATACGATGTTTTAAAGAAGGAGCAAGATAGTATGATCGCGATATTTTCAGAGGAAAAAGAGCATAGCGCCGCTGAGGTGGAAACTCTAAAAAAGAAATTGAAG GAAGCAGAAAGTACAAATAAAGATTTGATGGAAAAGGTGGCACAGTTGCAGTTGGAGAAAATGAAAAGGATGAGGCACAAGTGA